From Vidua macroura isolate BioBank_ID:100142 chromosome 5, ASM2450914v1, whole genome shotgun sequence, the proteins below share one genomic window:
- the SLC38A2 gene encoding sodium-coupled neutral amino acid symporter 2 isoform X1, with product MSSAEMGKFNISPDEDSSSYSSNSNDFSYPYPTKPAAMKSHYADIDPENQNFLLDSNLGKKKYETQYHPGTTSFGMSVFNLSNAIVGSGILGLSFAMANTGIALFVILLLFVSIFSLYSVHLLLKTANEGGSLLYEQLGMKAFGMAGKLAASGSITMQNIGAMSSYLFIVKYELPLVIKTFMNIEETTGEWYLNGDYLVLLVSVILILPLSLLKNLGYLGYTSGFSLLCMVFFLIVVIWKMFQIPCPMDSVIMNVTLFNATVAPLVAENITSDDMCKPKYFIFNSQTVYAVPILTFSFVCHPAILPIYEELKGRSRKRMMNVSYVSFFAMFLMYLLAALFGYLTFYGKVEPELLHTYSAYLGADILLLIVRLAVLMAVTLTVPVVIFPIRSSITQLLWAGKEFSWWRHCSITVSLLAFTNVLVIFVPTIRDIFGFIGKHFLVRLSTLLHFRKRSSSLIRVSLPVDEYLFPCFFSTGASAAAMLIFILPSAFYIKLVKKEPMKSVQKIGASFFFLSGILVMTGCMTLIILDWIQNVTSDGH from the exons ATGAGCAGCGCCGAGATGGGCAAGTTCAACATCTCGCCCGACGAGGACAGCAGCAGCTACAGCTCCAACAGCAACGATTTCAGCTACCCCTACCCCACCAAGCCGGCTGCCATGAAGAG CCACTATGCGGATATTGATCCAGAAAACCAAAATTTCTTGCTTGACTCGAATcttggaaagaagaaatatgaaaCTCAGTAT CATCCAGGTACTACTTCCTTTGGAATGTCAGTATTTAATCTGAGCAATGCTATTGTGGGTAGTGGCATCCTGGGTCTTTCTTTTGCCATGGCTAACACTGGAATTGCTCTTTTTGT gaTACTCCTGCTGTTTGtctcaatattttctttgtattcagTGCATCTTCTTTTGAAGACTGCCAATGAAGGAG GATCTTTATTATATGAACAGTTGGGAATGAAGGCTTTTGGTATGGCTGGAAAACTTGCTGCTTCTGGATCAATTACAATGCAGAACATTGGAG CTATGTCAAGCTACCTCTTCATAGTGAAATATGAGTTACCATTGGTCATCAAGACATTTATGAACATCGAAGAGACCACAGG agaatGGTATCTCAATGGTGACTATTTAGTGCTGCTGGTGTCTGTCATTCTCATTCTTCCCCTGTCCCTATTGAAAAATCTAG GGTATTTGGGCTATACCAGTGGCTTTTCCTTACTTTGCATGGTCTTCTTTCTGATTGTT GTAATTTGGAAGATGTTTCAGATTCCTTGTCCTATGGACAGTGTCATCATGAATGTGACATTATTTAATGCAACAGTGGCACCTTTGGTAGCTGAAAATATAACAAGCGATGATATGTGCAAgccaaaatatttcatcttcaaTTCACAG actgtttATGCTGTCCCGATcttaacattttcctttgtctgCCATCCTGCAATTCTTCCTATTTATGAAGAACTGAAAGG CCGAAGCCGGAAAAGAATGATGAATGTGTCCTATGTCTCTTTTTTTGCCATGTTCCTCATGTATTTGTTGGCTGCTCTCTTTGGATACTTGACATTTTATG GAAAAGTCGAACCAGAACTGCTTCACACCTACTCTGCTTATCTGGGTGCTGATATTCTCCTTCTTATTGTGCGTCTTGCTGTACTTATGGCTGTAACCCTCACTGTACCCGTAGTTATTTTCCct ATCCGCAGTTCCATTacccagctgctgtgggcagggaaggagTTCAGTTGGTGGCGTCACTGTTCCATTACCGTTTCTCTTCTGGCATTTACCAATGTGCTCGTTATCTTTGTCCCTACTATTCGAGACATCTTTGGATTCATTGGTAAGCATTTCCTTGTCAGATTGAGCACtcttttgcatttcagaaaaaggAGTTCCAGTCTAATTAGAGTATCTTTACCTGTTGATGAGTATTTATTTCCATGCTTTTTCTCTACAGGTGCTTCTGCGGCTGCCATGCTGATCTTTATACTTCCTTCTGCCTTCTACATCAAATTAGTGAAGAAAGAACCAATGAAGTCAGTGCAAAAGATTGGG GCTTCATTCTTCTTTCTAAGTGGTATACTTGTGATGACTGGGTGTATGACACTGATTATTCTAGACTGGATCCAGAATGTTACATCTGATGGCCATTAA
- the SLC38A2 gene encoding sodium-coupled neutral amino acid symporter 2 isoform X2: MSSAEMGKFNISPDEDSSSYSSNSNDFSYPYPTKPAAMKSHYADIDPENQNFLLDSNLGKKKYETQYHPGTTSFGMSVFNLSNAIVGSGILGLSFAMANTGIALFVILLLFVSIFSLYSVHLLLKTANEGGSLLYEQLGMKAFGMAGKLAASGSITMQNIGAMSSYLFIVKYELPLVIKTFMNIEETTGEWYLNGDYLVLLVSVILILPLSLLKNLGYLGYTSGFSLLCMVFFLIVVIWKMFQIPCPMDSVIMNVTLFNATVAPLVAENITSDDMCKPKYFIFNSQTVYAVPILTFSFVCHPAILPIYEELKGRSRKRMMNVSYVSFFAMFLMYLLAALFGYLTFYGKVEPELLHTYSAYLGADILLLIVRLAVLMAVTLTVPVVIFPIRSSITQLLWAGKEFSWWRHCSITVSLLAFTNVLVIFVPTIRDIFGFIGASAAAMLIFILPSAFYIKLVKKEPMKSVQKIGASFFFLSGILVMTGCMTLIILDWIQNVTSDGH; encoded by the exons ATGAGCAGCGCCGAGATGGGCAAGTTCAACATCTCGCCCGACGAGGACAGCAGCAGCTACAGCTCCAACAGCAACGATTTCAGCTACCCCTACCCCACCAAGCCGGCTGCCATGAAGAG CCACTATGCGGATATTGATCCAGAAAACCAAAATTTCTTGCTTGACTCGAATcttggaaagaagaaatatgaaaCTCAGTAT CATCCAGGTACTACTTCCTTTGGAATGTCAGTATTTAATCTGAGCAATGCTATTGTGGGTAGTGGCATCCTGGGTCTTTCTTTTGCCATGGCTAACACTGGAATTGCTCTTTTTGT gaTACTCCTGCTGTTTGtctcaatattttctttgtattcagTGCATCTTCTTTTGAAGACTGCCAATGAAGGAG GATCTTTATTATATGAACAGTTGGGAATGAAGGCTTTTGGTATGGCTGGAAAACTTGCTGCTTCTGGATCAATTACAATGCAGAACATTGGAG CTATGTCAAGCTACCTCTTCATAGTGAAATATGAGTTACCATTGGTCATCAAGACATTTATGAACATCGAAGAGACCACAGG agaatGGTATCTCAATGGTGACTATTTAGTGCTGCTGGTGTCTGTCATTCTCATTCTTCCCCTGTCCCTATTGAAAAATCTAG GGTATTTGGGCTATACCAGTGGCTTTTCCTTACTTTGCATGGTCTTCTTTCTGATTGTT GTAATTTGGAAGATGTTTCAGATTCCTTGTCCTATGGACAGTGTCATCATGAATGTGACATTATTTAATGCAACAGTGGCACCTTTGGTAGCTGAAAATATAACAAGCGATGATATGTGCAAgccaaaatatttcatcttcaaTTCACAG actgtttATGCTGTCCCGATcttaacattttcctttgtctgCCATCCTGCAATTCTTCCTATTTATGAAGAACTGAAAGG CCGAAGCCGGAAAAGAATGATGAATGTGTCCTATGTCTCTTTTTTTGCCATGTTCCTCATGTATTTGTTGGCTGCTCTCTTTGGATACTTGACATTTTATG GAAAAGTCGAACCAGAACTGCTTCACACCTACTCTGCTTATCTGGGTGCTGATATTCTCCTTCTTATTGTGCGTCTTGCTGTACTTATGGCTGTAACCCTCACTGTACCCGTAGTTATTTTCCct ATCCGCAGTTCCATTacccagctgctgtgggcagggaaggagTTCAGTTGGTGGCGTCACTGTTCCATTACCGTTTCTCTTCTGGCATTTACCAATGTGCTCGTTATCTTTGTCCCTACTATTCGAGACATCTTTGGATTCATTG GTGCTTCTGCGGCTGCCATGCTGATCTTTATACTTCCTTCTGCCTTCTACATCAAATTAGTGAAGAAAGAACCAATGAAGTCAGTGCAAAAGATTGGG GCTTCATTCTTCTTTCTAAGTGGTATACTTGTGATGACTGGGTGTATGACACTGATTATTCTAGACTGGATCCAGAATGTTACATCTGATGGCCATTAA
- the SLC38A2 gene encoding sodium-coupled neutral amino acid symporter 2 isoform X3 translates to MSVFNLSNAIVGSGILGLSFAMANTGIALFVILLLFVSIFSLYSVHLLLKTANEGGSLLYEQLGMKAFGMAGKLAASGSITMQNIGAMSSYLFIVKYELPLVIKTFMNIEETTGEWYLNGDYLVLLVSVILILPLSLLKNLGYLGYTSGFSLLCMVFFLIVVIWKMFQIPCPMDSVIMNVTLFNATVAPLVAENITSDDMCKPKYFIFNSQTVYAVPILTFSFVCHPAILPIYEELKGRSRKRMMNVSYVSFFAMFLMYLLAALFGYLTFYGKVEPELLHTYSAYLGADILLLIVRLAVLMAVTLTVPVVIFPIRSSITQLLWAGKEFSWWRHCSITVSLLAFTNVLVIFVPTIRDIFGFIGASAAAMLIFILPSAFYIKLVKKEPMKSVQKIGASFFFLSGILVMTGCMTLIILDWIQNVTSDGH, encoded by the exons ATGTCAGTATTTAATCTGAGCAATGCTATTGTGGGTAGTGGCATCCTGGGTCTTTCTTTTGCCATGGCTAACACTGGAATTGCTCTTTTTGT gaTACTCCTGCTGTTTGtctcaatattttctttgtattcagTGCATCTTCTTTTGAAGACTGCCAATGAAGGAG GATCTTTATTATATGAACAGTTGGGAATGAAGGCTTTTGGTATGGCTGGAAAACTTGCTGCTTCTGGATCAATTACAATGCAGAACATTGGAG CTATGTCAAGCTACCTCTTCATAGTGAAATATGAGTTACCATTGGTCATCAAGACATTTATGAACATCGAAGAGACCACAGG agaatGGTATCTCAATGGTGACTATTTAGTGCTGCTGGTGTCTGTCATTCTCATTCTTCCCCTGTCCCTATTGAAAAATCTAG GGTATTTGGGCTATACCAGTGGCTTTTCCTTACTTTGCATGGTCTTCTTTCTGATTGTT GTAATTTGGAAGATGTTTCAGATTCCTTGTCCTATGGACAGTGTCATCATGAATGTGACATTATTTAATGCAACAGTGGCACCTTTGGTAGCTGAAAATATAACAAGCGATGATATGTGCAAgccaaaatatttcatcttcaaTTCACAG actgtttATGCTGTCCCGATcttaacattttcctttgtctgCCATCCTGCAATTCTTCCTATTTATGAAGAACTGAAAGG CCGAAGCCGGAAAAGAATGATGAATGTGTCCTATGTCTCTTTTTTTGCCATGTTCCTCATGTATTTGTTGGCTGCTCTCTTTGGATACTTGACATTTTATG GAAAAGTCGAACCAGAACTGCTTCACACCTACTCTGCTTATCTGGGTGCTGATATTCTCCTTCTTATTGTGCGTCTTGCTGTACTTATGGCTGTAACCCTCACTGTACCCGTAGTTATTTTCCct ATCCGCAGTTCCATTacccagctgctgtgggcagggaaggagTTCAGTTGGTGGCGTCACTGTTCCATTACCGTTTCTCTTCTGGCATTTACCAATGTGCTCGTTATCTTTGTCCCTACTATTCGAGACATCTTTGGATTCATTG GTGCTTCTGCGGCTGCCATGCTGATCTTTATACTTCCTTCTGCCTTCTACATCAAATTAGTGAAGAAAGAACCAATGAAGTCAGTGCAAAAGATTGGG GCTTCATTCTTCTTTCTAAGTGGTATACTTGTGATGACTGGGTGTATGACACTGATTATTCTAGACTGGATCCAGAATGTTACATCTGATGGCCATTAA